A genomic segment from Vidua macroura isolate BioBank_ID:100142 chromosome Z, ASM2450914v1, whole genome shotgun sequence encodes:
- the CENPK gene encoding centromere protein K isoform X2 translates to MAPRIERREAAMAEYLSEIANTGGPVDAKEELLDECEDIWKQMEECQSKLMLLGTETLLPSDAKLYLLMLQWKALTVDFHQWQARNPELISTNPDVLLELGKEELQKVKNDLEMVLSTVQSKNKQLEEDLKREQQWYEEQKQMLETLNKIEEEENTQVEHPSTKSLKIRELNELKNKVLKLKTYKEELLSALGGFLDEHFPLPEIGENIKKKPNIKIKADRCYWVIAPGFAEFPWSRLSVETETSDSLQNSSAEPVVELKTLQEILEMLINTLIATPHEPYITINESFWPPYIELLLRHGMALRHPEDPNRMRLQAFHK, encoded by the exons ATGGCGCCAAGGATTGAACGGCGGGAAGCGGCCATG GCTGAATATTTATCAGAAATCGCTAACACAGGTGGTCCTGTAGATGCCAAGGAAGAACTCTTGGATGAATGTGAGGATATTTGGAAACAGATGGAAGAG TGTCAGAGCAAGCTAATGCTTCTAGGAACAGAAACACTGCTACCATCAGATGCCAAG CTTTACTTGTTAATGCTGCAATGGAAAGCTTTAACAGTAGATTTTCATCAGTGGCAAGCAAGAAATCCTGAAT taatttctaCCAACCCAGATGTACTGTTAGAATTAGGAAAAGAAGAG TTGCAGAAAGTAAAAAATGATCTTGAAATGGTGCTGTCAACAGTTCAGTCAAAGAATAAACAATTGGAAGAAGATCTGAAAAG AGAACAGCAGTGGTATGAGGAACAGAAACAGATGCTAGAGACTCTTAATAAAATCgaagaagaggaaaataccCAAGTTGAACATCCTTCCACAAAAAG TTTGAAAATTAGAGAACTCaatgaactgaaaaataaagtattgaAATTAAAGACCTATAAGGAAGAACTCTTGAGTGCCTTGGGTGGATTCCTGGATGAACATTTTCCCCTTCCAGAGATaggtgaaaatattaaaaaaaag CCAAATATCAAGATAAAGGCAGATAGATGTTATTGGGTCATAGCTCCAGGATTTGCAGAGTTTCCATGGAGCAGGCTCTCCGTGGAAACTGAAACTTCAGACTCTCTGCAG AACTCTTCAGCAGAGCCAGTTGTAGAACTGAAAACATTGCAAGAAATTTTAGAG ATGCTGATAAACACATTAATTGCTACACCACATGAACCTTACATAACAATCAATGAGTCATTTTGGCCACCTTATATTGAGCTGCTGCTGCGACATGGAATGGCCCTGAGACATCCAGAAGATCCAAACAGAATGCGCCTCCAAGCTTTTCACAAGTAG
- the CENPK gene encoding centromere protein K isoform X1 — protein MKGRCQENGFRLCSVVPSNKTRGNGQTLMHKKFHLSMRKNFLTVQAEYLSEIANTGGPVDAKEELLDECEDIWKQMEECQSKLMLLGTETLLPSDAKLYLLMLQWKALTVDFHQWQARNPELISTNPDVLLELGKEELQKVKNDLEMVLSTVQSKNKQLEEDLKREQQWYEEQKQMLETLNKIEEEENTQVEHPSTKSLKIRELNELKNKVLKLKTYKEELLSALGGFLDEHFPLPEIGENIKKKPNIKIKADRCYWVIAPGFAEFPWSRLSVETETSDSLQNSSAEPVVELKTLQEILEMLINTLIATPHEPYITINESFWPPYIELLLRHGMALRHPEDPNRMRLQAFHK, from the exons ATGAAGGGACGGTGCCAAGAGAATGGATTCAGGCTCTGCTCGGTGGTGCCCAGCAATAAGAcgagaggcaatgggcagacACTGATgcacaagaagttccacctgagcatgaggaagaacttcttaactgtgcag GCTGAATATTTATCAGAAATCGCTAACACAGGTGGTCCTGTAGATGCCAAGGAAGAACTCTTGGATGAATGTGAGGATATTTGGAAACAGATGGAAGAG TGTCAGAGCAAGCTAATGCTTCTAGGAACAGAAACACTGCTACCATCAGATGCCAAG CTTTACTTGTTAATGCTGCAATGGAAAGCTTTAACAGTAGATTTTCATCAGTGGCAAGCAAGAAATCCTGAAT taatttctaCCAACCCAGATGTACTGTTAGAATTAGGAAAAGAAGAG TTGCAGAAAGTAAAAAATGATCTTGAAATGGTGCTGTCAACAGTTCAGTCAAAGAATAAACAATTGGAAGAAGATCTGAAAAG AGAACAGCAGTGGTATGAGGAACAGAAACAGATGCTAGAGACTCTTAATAAAATCgaagaagaggaaaataccCAAGTTGAACATCCTTCCACAAAAAG TTTGAAAATTAGAGAACTCaatgaactgaaaaataaagtattgaAATTAAAGACCTATAAGGAAGAACTCTTGAGTGCCTTGGGTGGATTCCTGGATGAACATTTTCCCCTTCCAGAGATaggtgaaaatattaaaaaaaag CCAAATATCAAGATAAAGGCAGATAGATGTTATTGGGTCATAGCTCCAGGATTTGCAGAGTTTCCATGGAGCAGGCTCTCCGTGGAAACTGAAACTTCAGACTCTCTGCAG AACTCTTCAGCAGAGCCAGTTGTAGAACTGAAAACATTGCAAGAAATTTTAGAG ATGCTGATAAACACATTAATTGCTACACCACATGAACCTTACATAACAATCAATGAGTCATTTTGGCCACCTTATATTGAGCTGCTGCTGCGACATGGAATGGCCCTGAGACATCCAGAAGATCCAAACAGAATGCGCCTCCAAGCTTTTCACAAGTAG
- the CENPK gene encoding centromere protein K isoform X3, translating into MKGRCQENGFRLCSVVPSNKTRGNGQTLMHKKFHLSMRKNFLTVQAEYLSEIANTGGPVDAKEELLDECEDIWKQMEECQSKLMLLGTETLLPSDAKLYLLMLQWKALTVDFHQWQARNPELISTNPDVLLELGKEELQKVKNDLEMVLSTVQSKNKQLEEDLKREQQWYEEQKQMLETLNKIEEEENTQVEHPSTKSLKIRELNELKNKVLKLKTYKEELLSALGGFLDEHFPLPEIGENIKKKNSSAEPVVELKTLQEILEMLINTLIATPHEPYITINESFWPPYIELLLRHGMALRHPEDPNRMRLQAFHK; encoded by the exons ATGAAGGGACGGTGCCAAGAGAATGGATTCAGGCTCTGCTCGGTGGTGCCCAGCAATAAGAcgagaggcaatgggcagacACTGATgcacaagaagttccacctgagcatgaggaagaacttcttaactgtgcag GCTGAATATTTATCAGAAATCGCTAACACAGGTGGTCCTGTAGATGCCAAGGAAGAACTCTTGGATGAATGTGAGGATATTTGGAAACAGATGGAAGAG TGTCAGAGCAAGCTAATGCTTCTAGGAACAGAAACACTGCTACCATCAGATGCCAAG CTTTACTTGTTAATGCTGCAATGGAAAGCTTTAACAGTAGATTTTCATCAGTGGCAAGCAAGAAATCCTGAAT taatttctaCCAACCCAGATGTACTGTTAGAATTAGGAAAAGAAGAG TTGCAGAAAGTAAAAAATGATCTTGAAATGGTGCTGTCAACAGTTCAGTCAAAGAATAAACAATTGGAAGAAGATCTGAAAAG AGAACAGCAGTGGTATGAGGAACAGAAACAGATGCTAGAGACTCTTAATAAAATCgaagaagaggaaaataccCAAGTTGAACATCCTTCCACAAAAAG TTTGAAAATTAGAGAACTCaatgaactgaaaaataaagtattgaAATTAAAGACCTATAAGGAAGAACTCTTGAGTGCCTTGGGTGGATTCCTGGATGAACATTTTCCCCTTCCAGAGATaggtgaaaatattaaaaaaaag AACTCTTCAGCAGAGCCAGTTGTAGAACTGAAAACATTGCAAGAAATTTTAGAG ATGCTGATAAACACATTAATTGCTACACCACATGAACCTTACATAACAATCAATGAGTCATTTTGGCCACCTTATATTGAGCTGCTGCTGCGACATGGAATGGCCCTGAGACATCCAGAAGATCCAAACAGAATGCGCCTCCAAGCTTTTCACAAGTAG